The Paenibacillus mucilaginosus 3016 genome includes the window CCGCCGTACTGGATGGTATGTTTGTCGAGATGCTGTACGGAGGCTTGGAGCGTTCTCTGAAGAGACTCGACGCATCCTGGTTTGTATACTGGCGAGGGATAAAGAACACTTAAAGGAGGATTAGACGTGAACCGCAGTTGGATTTACATTATGGTTGGCGCGTTATTCGAAGTGTGCTGGGTTATCGGCTTCAAGCATGCAGACGATTGGGTTACGTGGCTGGGAACCGCGATCTCCGTTCTCATTTCGTTCACACTCATTATCATCGCATCTACCAAATTGCCTGTGGGTACGGTTTATGCCGTATTTACCGGACTCGGGACCGGCGGTACCGTGCTTGCCGAAATGATTTTGTTCGATGAGCCTGTGAAGGTGGCCAAGCTTCTACTGATTGCATTACTGTTGGCAGGCGTTTTGGGATTGAAGTTGGTCGGCGGCTCTTCCGATTCCAAGGAGGTGGCGCACTGATGGCTTGGATATCGTTAATTTTGGCCGGCATGTTCGAAGTCGTAGGTGTGCTTGGGATGAACCGAATCAAGCGTGACAATAACGCACAGGCTTATCTTCTCTTCTCCAGCGGTATCATTCTGAGCTTTATCTGCTTGAGTTTTGCCATGAAAAGTCTGCCTATGGGTACGGCGTATGCGATATGGACAGGGATCGGTACGGTTGGAGGAGCCTTGGTCGGTATGTTTTTCTTTGGTGAATCCAAAGAGTGGCGCCGCATCCTGTTTATTGCCATGGTGTTAGCCGCGGCTGTCGGTCTGAAGCTCATCTCTTAAGGTTTGCCAAAAGAGTTCTCCTAGCCTATAATACTGAATGAAAGTTCAGTATTATTTTTTTATCCG containing:
- a CDS encoding DMT family transporter, with translation MNRSWIYIMVGALFEVCWVIGFKHADDWVTWLGTAISVLISFTLIIIASTKLPVGTVYAVFTGLGTGGTVLAEMILFDEPVKVAKLLLIALLLAGVLGLKLVGGSSDSKEVAH
- a CDS encoding DMT family transporter produces the protein MAWISLILAGMFEVVGVLGMNRIKRDNNAQAYLLFSSGIILSFICLSFAMKSLPMGTAYAIWTGIGTVGGALVGMFFFGESKEWRRILFIAMVLAAAVGLKLIS